Genomic DNA from Anaerolineales bacterium:
GCCGCCCGACCACAGCCGCGGTGTGGCGGGGTCACCGTCGGAGTCCAGCCAACCCGCCTTTGCGAGCGCTTCGTTGGCCTGCGCCGGATCATGGGGGGTAGTCTGACCAGAGCCTGCCAATGGATGGCCCGGCGGCAGGCCGCCCATCGGGATCCCACCCAGCCCCGCGTACAACTCGCCATTCAGCGATTCCCTGTCCAGACAGGTGTCTACCGCCTCGCGCACGTGGCGATCGTAGGCTGGGGGATGGGTTTGCAGTCCGACGGGGGCAAGATTGAAATCCAGGCGAGTCACCAGGGTGCCGGTCGAGGCGGCCAGCCCCAGCCTTCCCGCCTCCGAGTACCCCGCCAGGGTTTCGAGCAGCCCAGGCGCCGGGGCCGGTTGACCCCGCCCCTCCAGCAGCACGGCTTCGTCCAGTACGTCGCACTCTGTGGTCAGCAGCTGCTGGACCCCCGCCTCGGGACCGCCGGTGACAAACCGAAACAGCAGCCGATCAAAGGCCGGCAGCCCTTCCTCCGCCCGGAAATAACGCGGGTTCCTCTCCAGCAGGATGTGCTCTCCCGGAAGCCACTCGCTGACCACGTACGGACCCCAACCCACAGGGGCCCGATTGGCCTGCTCCTGGTCGAGCACCTCTTCCGGGGACAGCCCGCCCAGAAGGTGGGTTGGCAGCGGAGACCAGAAGTTGCCCGAAAACTCGGCATCGACGAAACCGGGGATCCCCGTCCAGCGCACGGTCCGCTCATCCAGCGCCTCGTAGCTCTGGGTGCGATCGAACACGAACTTGAGCGAGGGGGTAGCGCTGGCCCCGTCGAGCTGATACGACAACACCGAGTCGGCGGCCGTGAGCGGTGCCCCATCCGACCACTCTAGCCCCTGGCGAAGCTGGAAATCCGCCGCCAGCTGGTCCATCTGGACTTCGCCTCCCTGGAAGGCGCGCAGACAGGCTTCGTTCTCACACCCGGATGGGACGTACATCTTGCCCGGCCGGAGGTTTTCCGCCAGCTGGGTGATCGGGTTCCAGTAGATCTCGCCGGAGAGGACCGGGACCGGCACGATCGCCGCATCCCCATCGGCCAGGGAGGGGACCTTGTCCAGGATCACAGGCTGGTA
This window encodes:
- a CDS encoding ABC transporter substrate-binding protein yields the protein MRRHRLVFFSALVLGCGLMWTGCQGPSPADFPLTLGLSPTPPTTSKPTEVPPPPETLVVCLAEEPASLYLYADTNVATDVVLQAIYDGPVDLLDFVYQPVILDKVPSLADGDAAIVPVPVLSGEIYWNPITQLAENLRPGKMYVPSGCENEACLRAFQGGEVQMDQLAADFQLRQGLEWSDGAPLTAADSVLSYQLDGASATPSLKFVFDRTQSYEALDERTVRWTGIPGFVDAEFSGNFWSPLPTHLLGGLSPEEVLDQEQANRAPVGWGPYVVSEWLPGEHILLERNPRYFRAEEGLPAFDRLLFRFVTGGPEAGVQQLLTTECDVLDEAVLLEGRGQPAPAPGLLETLAGYSEAGRLGLAASTGTLVTRLDFNLAPVGLQTHPPAYDRHVREAVDTCLDRESLNGELYAGLGGIPMGGLPPGHPLAGSGQTTPHDPAQANEALAKAGWLDSDGDPATPRLWSGGLGIPPGAPLTFRLTVAEGEAGRTLGQALQSQLAECGIGIVVEATSANDLAEPWPDGPVLGRTFETVIWSWPTLLTPLCESYASWEIPSQSQPLGINATGFTQPGYDAECRSLLLSRPEGERRVEAVQAMGAILAYERPGLSIAAPPRVVAHAPDLCGLGPNPSALTSLWNLEGIRR